AGCGCTTCCACGATGGCGCAATATTCCGCCATGCGGGACTTTTCGTCTTCGGAACATTCGGCACGGGCAGCCTCTTCGCATTCGCAGGTAGGCTCACAGGCGGAATCTCCGGCGACAGACTTAAGCCATGACTTTTCGATTTCCAGCGCGACGCCGGCATTTTCGGCCGTGATTTCTTGCAGTTCAAACTGCCCATAAGTGCGGTTGAATCGCGAAATGTGGTTGCGTTTTTTACGGTATTGGTTGCCCGCGAGCGTCGCGAGACCCTCGGCGGAATAAATGTAATCGCTGTCACCCCGATTGTTTTCGAAATGGAGTATGGGCCCGGCGCTGTTTGACCCGGCACTTTCCTTGCCAGAAAATCCATCCGTTTCGACGACGCATTTCGCATTGAAATATTCCCGTAAAATCTGTTCCCGGGGCTCGTCCACAAGGCAGAATTCCAGCGGACGACTCGATTCGCGGGCATCATCGACAATACGTGCTAGCGCCGCCGACACATCGCCCTCCCCTAGCGGAAACGCATAGCCCCGGCGACTCCGCTGTCCGTTGTAGTAGCGGAAAAGAAATCCGTCTTGCAGAGCAACCTGCGTGCCATACTTTTTGCGGAGTAGATAGACGTTTGTAAAGCAGGCGTCGCTCCCGATATAGCCGGAGGCGGCCACGGCTTTTGCCGCGGCCTCCCTGTCTTTTAATTCTGGAGACTTGAACGGAATCACTTTTCCCAGATGGTGTTGGGCAGTTTACTGATATCCCTGAAATCCAGTTTCCCGGATACTCCGGATTCCACGTCCACGAGCTTGGCCAGGGGTTTCCCAGCCCGCTCGATAACGACTTCCTCTTTCTGCAAGGCCACCTGGTTCAGGAGCGAACCGAAGTTCTGCCTTGCTTCCATGGCGGATACGGTCTTGGACATGT
The sequence above is drawn from the Fibrobacter sp. genome and encodes:
- a CDS encoding DUF2156 domain-containing protein, with the protein product MIPFKSPELKDREAAAKAVAASGYIGSDACFTNVYLLRKKYGTQVALQDGFLFRYYNGQRSRRGYAFPLGEGDVSAALARIVDDARESSRPLEFCLVDEPREQILREYFNAKCVVETDGFSGKESAGSNSAGPILHFENNRGDSDYIYSAEGLATLAGNQYRKKRNHISRFNRTYGQFELQEITAENAGVALEIEKSWLKSVAGDSACEPTCECEEAARAECSEDEKSRMAEYCAIVEALENFDALQMRGAVLYVEGKAVGMTMASEIAPGAWDIHFEKVIGEYADNGGYAVINKMFAERLVADGAKFINREEDIGLEGLRKAKLSYYPQTILDKNHVTCRLDLHCHPRDSQCHPRDLTCHPRDLTCHPREGGDLLD
- a CDS encoding type II toxin-antitoxin system Phd/YefM family antitoxin, coding for MSKTVSAMEARQNFGSLLNQVALQKEEVVIERAGKPLAKLVDVESGVSGKLDFRDISKLPNTIWEK